Below is a window of Falco rusticolus isolate bFalRus1 chromosome 9, bFalRus1.pri, whole genome shotgun sequence DNA.
AGCACGGGCTCAGCAAAGGCTCCCACAGCTCCCTTGAGAGATCAAACCTCCTCCAGCCACCCCACAGGGATGAGACAAGACAGAGGGACCGCACAGACAGCATCCTACCAGGAAAGACCAGAAACCTGgtcccccttcctcctccatccctctaGGAGACAACTCTGGAGACAAAGACCAGGGCAGTCACAACCCCGTGGTGCCTGGCTGAAGATTCTGTCCCTGGTCTGGGACCCTGGCTGCCCCCACCTCAGCCCCTCACCTGGTACTTGGCCAGCAGCTTGCTCCTCCACAACGCATGGGGGATGTCATGGATGGAGAGACGCAGGTTGTGGTAGCTGTCCTTGAAGGGCAGGGACTTGGGCTCCTCCAGCAGGTACCCGCCCAGTGTTcgctccagctccagcacctcctgcGAGCAACAGGACAGGCAATGTGAGACccaggagaagagcagaggctgctcctctccctgctccgTACCCAAAGCCAAGCACGTTCCTGCCaagaggagccagcagcagcaaggccagAACTTGTCAACTCATCTCACACACCAGCTCCACCTATAACTTGAATTGTGTAACGCGAGCATCTGTACATGCCTCTGTACTCCTCAGGCAACACAAAGGTCCAACACAAAGGTCGGGCACTCTCTTGAAGAGTGCCcactctttttgtttttaacaccATCCCACTGTCACATTAGTCACTCCTAGCAGAAAAATATGATCCAGGAGCCAGAGCACTGCCTACATCTCCACCTAGAGGCACTACAGCAATCCTGACGCCACAGGACAAGTCACAGAATTAAAACAGCCACTGTTTTAATTCCACACACCACCAGCCACAGGTGGTGGTCCAGGTGGCCAAAGCATCACAATTCAAGCTTCCTGTACTGCACTCGACGTCAGCACAAAACCCTCCCAGGAGGGGAGAAACATGTCTCCACGTAGGAATAACAGGATCTATAGAAAACTAAGGCAAATCACAGCAGCAAGTGTTTTTCTGCGTGGCAGAGAGAAaacccacccagcagcagcaaaacctctCCTGTAACGTCTGCAGAAGTGGTACCTAGTACAGGAGCTAAGCAACATCCTCACCGTTTCCTTCGGAGAGGGTgaggaaagacagagaaagcagtAAACACGCTTATTATTTCACTGTGGTCACTTTGCAGGCAGTTGCATCAGGTtgcctgctccccagggccagGCCATCCAGAGAGGCATcaggcagcaccctgccacCATCGCAAACAGCTTTGGGAAGCAGGGGCAGCCCATGCTCATGTCACAAGGCAATGTTACCTTCAGAGCATCTGGCGTGTCCTCCAAGCAGTAGACCTTGAGGCTGTACTCCAGTGAGGTGCAAACAGTGGGGGCAAAGATCGCCAGCTGGAGCCTCTTGATGGCTGACCTGGAGTAGGACTCTCCCACAAAGACGTAGGTGCCAAGCTGGTCCAGCAAAATGTGGCAGGACTTGGCTTCCAACTGGCAGTAGCAGGGAGTGTTGAGGGTCTCTTCATCCAGGGTCACAACTTCCTACAGGGAGGGATGGGAAATCAAGGCTGGAGGTCAGCCCGCCGTCCAGAGGGTTGTGTTGCAGAATGCTAATGGTCTTcgctggctgcaggggctgggttCCCACCTTACCTCCCAGTTGCCCTGGTGGGACTGAGTTTTCAGCTGGTAAATCCAATCCGAGGAGCTGACATCAGCACAGTGGGGAATGGTCAGGACGACGGGGCGGCACAGGAGCAAGCCGGTGGGTCCGCAGGTCACCGCTGGGCTCAGCACTGTCTGCGTGCCTTCagagggcaggctggagcgGGGAGAGGGGACACCGGTTGGAAAGAAAGTCTCACGGCAGCCAACAAGGAACAAAAGCACGGGCAGTGCAGTGTGACTTACAGGGTGCTCTCTGCCTTGTTGAGGACCAGGTACATCTCGTAGAACTTCCCCTGGGGGATGGCCCCATGGGGCACCAGCAGGCTCACTCCTAGTATGGCACACACAGGCGTTAGTCACAAAGTGAGGGACAAACTGCCAGGGAGAAATCACCCCTCCACCCCAGACAGCAGTGAGCTAGGGCAGCCCAGAGTACCCTTGGAGAAACATCTCCAGATGTTTCTTAGCTGCACCACCTGCAGGGAGGAGCCAGGCCACTGCATTAGGAAGCAAAACCACAGGATGGGTCTTTTTGCAATGCCCTGAACTGATGGCAGGGCTGGCCAGGAAAGTcccaggaggctgtgacctCCAGCGTGAGAAGCCTGGCTTGGGAATGGcttgctgccttcctcccctgaGCCAGCTTTGGGATAGAAAAGGACCACTCACAGCAGGCAAGTCTGCTGGAACAAGACCAACCCCTTGATCATTCAGCAGCCAAACATgccctcttccccagcctggggcttACCGGTGCCCGGTATGGTGAGCCTTCCTCCCAGGTAGCCAAACGTGCCACTGGCACTGTTGCCATGCTCCCGGGGCAAGCTGAGGAGATGCTGGGAGCCCAGGGCTTTGCTCCGCATGTTTGTGAAGTGGCCGTCCCTGGTGTTGTCCCCTGGGTAGGTGCCGGTGGCAGGGACACTCCCAAGCAGGTCCGTCCCATCGTGGAGCCCCGGCGAGGAGGAGTTGTACACCTTGATCTTGAGGTTGGGGAGGGGGTCGAGCAGGGGGGAGTTGGTCATGGGGATCTTGTCAGAGGAGTCCTGCAGGGCGTACATGGGGCCACGGTACACCCCTGCGCTGGCCGTCAGGTCCGGCTGCATCGAGGGGTGCAGCAGCTGAGGGTTATCTATGGGAGCAGGAAACTCAGATGGCATGGAGATGGCAGTGGAAACAAGGGGATGTAAAAGCACTGCTTGACTGGGAGAGATGCCTGTGAAAAGCCCTCCTTGCTCAGCAAGGAATAGAAAGCACGTAGGAGGTACAGTGGGTACAGCCTGGGCTACATTTGTCCACCTTCCACCAGGCACTTGGAAGGGAACTGCTCAGCATTACGACTAAGCAAGGAGAAGCACCCCACAGTAAATTCCCACCATGTCTGCTTTGCAGATGCTTTGCCCTGTCTCCCACCATCAACACCTGACCACCGCCACGGAGCTCTCAGTTTCCAAAAATCAGCACATTCCCCTAGAAAATAGGGCTGGGGGTCTACCAGGGACCTGTCCCCTACTGTGATTTGCAGCCTGACCTTCCTTCTGCCTGGTCTTGAGCTGGCAGGCAGGACCCGCACGGGCTATGGCTCTTACCATGCCGGGAGGTCTTGAAGTTGACAGGGTGGAAGCCTCCAGTGAGAGCAGCTGATGAGTCTGTGATGTCCGTGTCAAAGTCCCGGCATCTCCTCCGGTACACCACCACTCCCACAGCCATGAGGATCACGATGAAGACAAAAATGGCCACCACCAGCCCAGCATACAGGGCTACATCACCTGTGGCCTCCAGCACTTGGAGGgattaaagaaacagaagtgaaaaaagaagCACCAGAAATGCACGTCAAGCCCCACCACTGCTCCCCAACTCTACCACTACCTCAGGACGCAGGCATGAAGGGGAGAATGTGTACTGGGCCTGCTGGAAAGGCTGTGGTAGGAGGATGGAGGGTGTTTTCTAAGGAGTCCAGAAGTCAAGAGCAATGCCAGAGAATAAGATGGAGGTGAGCCCCTCAAACCTTTGGAGGACACCTTGCCACAGCACGTGCAAACTTTACCTGAGCACCAAGAATCCCAGAAACATTAAGGTCTGCTAATCTAAAGCTATCAACCCTCACACCCTGACAGAGATGACCCTGAGGGGTAAGCGTAATGCCCGGCCATGCATGCCATATATGCACCTGAGCTGTGCATCCATCCAGAAAGATCGAGAGTCACTGTATCTATATAGACACCTCTCAGCTTCCCCATCTTCCCATCCCCTGCCACAAGGCTCTTATCTTTACATGCCTGGTATAGCTTGGATATATCTGCCCAGAAAGGAGAGGGATAAAGACGGAAGGCAGAGCATGGTAAAGcgtccagcagcagcagctgagcacgCTCAGCCCacccttctctcctcccttcctccacaCCTGCCTgcaactctttcttttttatggttttgtgcTGGAGTGAAGCCCTGTCCTGAGCCTGGCAACCTCAACCGCGTTAGGCCTATGACACTGCTGGGAGGTGTCACCTCATCCCTGAGTCTCTCCACCCGGCTGCCAGAAACAGGaaccctgctgtgccctgggacCTCTAACTTGAGGAAAAAGTCCTTGTGGGGAGGTGACAATGCCTGGAGTAGCTTTGGTGGTGTGACACCGGCTGCATCAGGGTGCACCGAGAAACTGCAGGCAGCAAAAGGGGGATGGGAGTGGGAGGGCAAAAGTGGGCTGTATATTTATAGCTTCAAGCAGAGCATGTGATTTAATGTACACAGGAGTTCTGGGGTGGGCTTTAGGcgctccctcctcccaccctgcccaccctgctgaGGAGCCCTACCATGAGTGCAACAGAACAGAACCAAAGCAATGCCTcgcaaagaaacaaaatggcCATGAAATGAGCACTTACGGTGGCTTTTGGGTTCGCTTAGAACTCTTTTATCTGTTAGGGAAAACAAagttagaaaacaaaaggtGAAGGTGGCAATGGTGCAATGGGGATGAGATGAAACAGAAGGCAGGGGAGGAAGCCAGCCCGGGGGGCATGAGGAGCCCTAGCATGGTGGGGAGGAACTGGAGAGCAGCATCATTCCCCAGGGCATGCAAAAGCCAAGTAGAAGCATGGTGACAAGGACGTTCCCATGGCCAGACAGTCCCCGGGGTGCATGTCCCCAGCTAACTTTGGGCATTTCTGGCCATGGCAGCATAAAAGGGGACAGTGGtgtcacacagcagcaggtggCAGCATCGGCTGCTCAGCCTTCAACGTGCCCACTCAGTGTAGCAGAACCATTATTACCATTATTGGGCTTTTTTGTACCTGCTGCTCCAGAGCTCCTGCTGAGCAATGATCCAGGCCAGGTGTTTTCATGGTGAGGCTGAGAAACCCCTCCTGGCTTGCCCCCCGTAACCACGACCAGCCTTATTTCAGCAGAGACCCCAAATCCAGCACCATTTCAGAAGGCTTGGTGGGACATCTAGATCCCaccaaaaatccccaaaccttTCTTTCCACTGGGTAAGAACTAGCTTTGAAAGGGGTGAATCCggttaaaaaaaaccttgtTAAAGGCACGATGTAAAAATTAGGTGCCTtccacagcactgcctgccccaTCAACTTCCAGGCAGTGCCAGCAATAGTGTGGCCATGTGCCAGagcaccacagctgctggcaTCATCTACGGCACCAGTCCCTGTCCACCCTCCTGCATACTCACTCTGCATGCAGAGCCCATCGGTGCAGTTTTTGGAGTCGAGGAGCACGCCGCTGCAGTCCTTGCCGCCGTTGCGGGGAGCTGGGGCGGCACACTCACGGCTGCGCCAGTGGGTGCACTCAGTGCTGCATGCTGACCACTTGCTCCACTCCGTCCATGCTCCATCCACTGTGGGCCACCAAACACAGGCATGTCAGTAAACCCCTTGGCACGGCCTCAGGGCTTGTTCCCCAGTGCTGGgatccctccagcagcagaaaggtgcCAGCGCCCATCTCAGGGCTTCCAGAGACCTCTGGGGCACATTATCCCAGCAAACCCAGCCCCTGTCTGGGGAGGCTAAGTTGCATCTCTGCAGACATCTGCAGCTCTTTCAAGTCCTGGCAGACTGAAAGGTGCTTTGGACTGGTCTTCTGAGCCCCTCTCTGCTTGGGGTACActgggagcacagctgggctgtgtAACCCGGGGGGACGGGCAGTGTGGGCAGACCGGTTCCCGAACCCGCCTTACCTGGGCAGAGGGTGGTGCAGGTGATTTTCTGGAAGGGCTGCCCATCACAGAAGGAGCCACCGTTCAGCGGCGCAGGATTGGTGCACGTCCGGGTGCGCTTCTGCCAGCCCCGGCCACAGCGGTTGTTGCAAGGAGACCACTCAGACCAGGTGGACCAGCCACCATTCACTGCATGAGGAGACAGACAGTTTTAACACGTCAATGGAGCCCATTTCAGCAGGATCTGGAGCTAAGCCTAGGGTTCGCTGAATCCTCTGTTCTTACATCATCTGTGACACGCTGGAACAGCTCACCCTCACGAAAAGCAAATCATGAAACTCCTTCTCATGTCACATACTCCATGCACAAGGTGCTCAAGCCTGCTTTGGTCCTTTTCCCACTTCGCAAGTATTTTTGCATCTGGCCACAACAGATCTTTGGTTTCATAGCAAAGTTCAGCCAAATGCAGCTTATTAGCTGCTTTGAGAGTCAAAGCAATCTGGCTGGGTTCAACCTCCCCTCACCTTTGTACCTAACTGAGAAGGCTTGGAAAtacctgcagcctgtgcaagCTGGTAGAGGTTCCTGTTTTGCAGACATTGGCTATTGCCTAATCTAATGCAATGCTCTGGTGGGGTTTACTACTACCACTCCCAGGAA
It encodes the following:
- the UNC5B gene encoding netrin receptor UNC5B isoform X3; amino-acid sequence: MLVREVQIEVSRQQVEELFGLEDYWCQCVAWSSAGTTKSRRAYVRIAYLRKNFDQEPLGKEVPLEHEVLLQCRPPEGVPQAEVEWLRNEDVIDPTQDTNFLITIDHNLIIKQARLLDTANYTCMAKNIVAKRRSTTAAVIVYVNGGWSTWSEWSPCNNRCGRGWQKRTRTCTNPAPLNGGSFCDGQPFQKITCTTLCPVDGAWTEWSKWSACSTECTHWRSRECAAPAPRNGGKDCSGVLLDSKNCTDGLCMQNKRVLSEPKSHLLEATGDVALYAGLVVAIFVFIVILMAVGVVVYRRRCRDFDTDITDSSAALTGGFHPVNFKTSRHDNPQLLHPSMQPDLTASAGVYRGPMYALQDSSDKIPMTNSPLLDPLPNLKIKVYNSSSPGLHDGTDLLGSVPATGTYPGDNTRDGHFTNMRSKALGSQHLLSLPREHGNSASGTFGYLGGRLTIPGTGVSLLVPHGAIPQGKFYEMYLVLNKAESTLLPSEGTQTVLSPAVTCGPTGLLLCRPVVLTIPHCADVSSSDWIYQLKTQSHQGNWEEVVTLDEETLNTPCYCQLEAKSCHILLDQLGTYVFVGESYSRSAIKRLQLAIFAPTVCTSLEYSLKVYCLEDTPDALKEVLELERTLGGYLLEEPKSLPFKDSYHNLRLSIHDIPHALWRSKLLAKYQEIPFYHIWSGSQRALHCTFTLERYSQASTELTCKICVRQVEGEGQIFQLHITLGEHASSFDTLCSHHSSATTAQLGPYAFKIPLSIRQKICNSLDAPNSRGNDWRLLAQKLSMDRYLNYFATKASPTGVLLDLWEAEHQDDGDLNTLASALEEMGKSEMLVVMATEGDC
- the UNC5B gene encoding netrin receptor UNC5B isoform X2 translates to MPPPGPRRPAAILLLLLLLLRRALAAAGLEYSDVLPDSFPSAPAETLPHFLLEPQDAYIVKNKPVELICRANPATQIYFKCNGEWVNQNDHVTKESLDEVTGMLVREVQIEVSRQQVEELFGLEDYWCQCVAWSSAGTTKSRRAYVRIAYLRKNFDQEPLGKEVPLEHEVLLQCRPPEGVPQAEVEWLRNEDVIDPTQDTNFLITIDHNLIIKQARLLDTANYTCMAKNIVAKRRSTTAAVIVYVNGGWSTWSEWSPCNNRCGRGWQKRTRTCTNPAPLNGGSFCDGQPFQKITCTTLCPVDGAWTEWSKWSACSTECTHWRSRECAAPAPRNGGKDCSGVLLDSKNCTDGLCMQMLEATGDVALYAGLVVAIFVFIVILMAVGVVVYRRRCRDFDTDITDSSAALTGGFHPVNFKTSRHDNPQLLHPSMQPDLTASAGVYRGPMYALQDSSDKIPMTNSPLLDPLPNLKIKVYNSSSPGLHDGTDLLGSVPATGTYPGDNTRDGHFTNMRSKALGSQHLLSLPREHGNSASGTFGYLGGRLTIPGTGVSLLVPHGAIPQGKFYEMYLVLNKAESTLLPSEGTQTVLSPAVTCGPTGLLLCRPVVLTIPHCADVSSSDWIYQLKTQSHQGNWEEVVTLDEETLNTPCYCQLEAKSCHILLDQLGTYVFVGESYSRSAIKRLQLAIFAPTVCTSLEYSLKVYCLEDTPDALKEVLELERTLGGYLLEEPKSLPFKDSYHNLRLSIHDIPHALWRSKLLAKYQEIPFYHIWSGSQRALHCTFTLERYSQASTELTCKICVRQVEGEGQIFQLHITLGEHASSFDTLCSHHSSATTAQLGPYAFKIPLSIRQKICNSLDAPNSRGNDWRLLAQKLSMDRYLNYFATKASPTGVLLDLWEAEHQDDGDLNTLASALEEMGKSEMLVVMATEGDC
- the UNC5B gene encoding netrin receptor UNC5B isoform X1, with the protein product MPPPGPRRPAAILLLLLLLLRRALAAAGLEYSDVLPDSFPSAPAETLPHFLLEPQDAYIVKNKPVELICRANPATQIYFKCNGEWVNQNDHVTKESLDEVTGMLVREVQIEVSRQQVEELFGLEDYWCQCVAWSSAGTTKSRRAYVRIAYLRKNFDQEPLGKEVPLEHEVLLQCRPPEGVPQAEVEWLRNEDVIDPTQDTNFLITIDHNLIIKQARLLDTANYTCMAKNIVAKRRSTTAAVIVYVNGGWSTWSEWSPCNNRCGRGWQKRTRTCTNPAPLNGGSFCDGQPFQKITCTTLCPVDGAWTEWSKWSACSTECTHWRSRECAAPAPRNGGKDCSGVLLDSKNCTDGLCMQNKRVLSEPKSHLLEATGDVALYAGLVVAIFVFIVILMAVGVVVYRRRCRDFDTDITDSSAALTGGFHPVNFKTSRHDNPQLLHPSMQPDLTASAGVYRGPMYALQDSSDKIPMTNSPLLDPLPNLKIKVYNSSSPGLHDGTDLLGSVPATGTYPGDNTRDGHFTNMRSKALGSQHLLSLPREHGNSASGTFGYLGGRLTIPGTGVSLLVPHGAIPQGKFYEMYLVLNKAESTLLPSEGTQTVLSPAVTCGPTGLLLCRPVVLTIPHCADVSSSDWIYQLKTQSHQGNWEEVVTLDEETLNTPCYCQLEAKSCHILLDQLGTYVFVGESYSRSAIKRLQLAIFAPTVCTSLEYSLKVYCLEDTPDALKEVLELERTLGGYLLEEPKSLPFKDSYHNLRLSIHDIPHALWRSKLLAKYQEIPFYHIWSGSQRALHCTFTLERYSQASTELTCKICVRQVEGEGQIFQLHITLGEHASSFDTLCSHHSSATTAQLGPYAFKIPLSIRQKICNSLDAPNSRGNDWRLLAQKLSMDRYLNYFATKASPTGVLLDLWEAEHQDDGDLNTLASALEEMGKSEMLVVMATEGDC